The nucleotide sequence ATTCGATCCGGGTGTTTGCCGGCATGGTTGGTACGCCGTGGGTGCTGGAGATCGGCCCGCTGTACCAGATGAACCCGTATCCGGTGCAGTGGTTGGTGCTGATCGCCTTGATTGGCCTGACCCTGATTGGCTTGATCGTGTATTTCCTGGTGCGTCAGCTGGAGCGGCGCCTGCGCGGGTTGGAGGCAGCGGCCACACGCATTGCCAAAGGCAACCTGGAAGTCAGGGTGCCGGCGCGCGGGGCTGATTCGGTAGGGCGACTGGCAGCCGCCTTCAATGGCATGGCCGAGCATTTGCAGCGATTGTTGGCTATCCAGCGCGAACTGGTGCGGGCGGTGTCACACGAGCTGCGTACGCCGGTGGCGCGCCTGCGCTTTGGTCTCGAGATGATTGCGCAAGCCACGACGCCCGAGGCCCGGCGCAAGTACATGGAAGGCATGGACAGTGATATCCAGGACCTGGATGGCCTGGTGGACGAAATGCTGACCTATGCGCGCCTTGAGCAGGGATCACCGGCGCTGAGTTTCCAGCGGGTCGATCTCAGTACCTTGCTGGATCAGGTTATCGGTGAACTGGCGCCGTTGCGTCCTGAAATTGCGGTGGAGCGGGGGATTTGTCTGGCATCGGCGCACTTGGATGGGGCATGGGTCGAGGCCGAGCCGCGCTATTTGCACCGTGCCCTGCAGAACCTGGTGAGCAATGCGATGCGCCATGCCCAGTCCCGGGTATTGATCAGCTATCAAGTCGGGCAGGTACGTTGCCGTATAGATGTCGAGGACGACGGTCCGGGTGTGCCGGAAAGCGCCTGGGAACGGATCTTCACACCGTTCCTGCGCCTGGACGATAGCCGCACCCGTGCCTCGGGCGGTCACGGCCTGGGCTTGTCGATTGTACGGCGGATCATCCATTGGCACGGCGGGCGTGCGTTGATCAGCAAGAGCAATAACTTGGGCGGTGCCTGTTTCAGCTTGAGTTGGCCGCGCTATCAGGAAAAAACCTGACACATTGGCCGCCCCGTAGCAGTTGGCGCTCGACAGCTGCTACGGGATGCTCAATTGGACCTTGCCCGGTAGGTTTCACTACGGCGTCTTGATAGCCACCAAGCTCAGCAATTGCTCCCCCTGCACCACAAACTGCGCGTCCAGTTCCTTGCCGTGGCACCACTCACCGGACAGGTCCGTCAACAACCTTAGCCGTGCGTGTCCGGTATCAGACCACTCCAGCAACTCGGCGTGTTCAAAGTAAAAGCGCTTCTGCACAATAGGGTAGAGCGCCTTGAACAGGCTTTCCTTGGCCGAGAAGGTCAGGGTCACCCGCCGGGCAATCTGCTCCCGTGGTCCGGCCGCCATGCGCTGCAACTCATCCGGTGTGAGGATTTCCCCGGCCAGGCGTTCGGCCCGCTCCAGTGACAGCACATTCTCCAGGTCCATGCCCAGTCCGCGCCATTGTGTCTTGTGCGCGACGATAGCCGCGGCGTGGCCGGTGCTGTGGGTGATCGAACCGGTGATATGACCCGGCCATACCGGCGCGCGATCGTCGCCGATGGCCGGAATGCAGTCCAAGCCTTCAAGCGCTTGCAGCGCGGCACGGGCGCACAGCCGGCCGGCGAGAAACTCGGCCTGGCGCTTGGCCACCGAACGCTGGATGCTGGCCGGTGGAGGCACCGCACAGCGTTGAAAATCGCCGGCATCCAATAAGGCCGGATCGAATCGGGTGCTCAGAAACACCGTGCCCGGAAGCGGCTCGGGCAGTGGCCAGTGGGCATCTAATGGGGTGCAACAGGCAGGTAATAAATTCATGCTGGCTATTCTGCATGGATCGGGAGGCACCTGGGTAGCCCGACGGGTGGGCTGGCGGTTCAGACAGCGTTCAGTTCAACCGCCGTAAACTGTGTGAGCAAGACCTTCAGGGCCGCTATGATGTTTCCCTGTGGGACAGTCGATTGACCTTGGAGGGTGTTATGAAATTGCTGGTTGTCGAAGATGAGGCGCTGCTGCGTCATCACCTGTTGACCCGCCTTACCGACAGCGGTCATGTGGTCGAAGCCGTGGCCAATGCCGAAGAGGCGCTGTACCAGACCGGACAATTCAATCATGACCTGGCGATCATCGACCTGGGCTTGCCGGGCATGGGCGGCCTGGATCTGATCCGTCAATTGCGCACCCTGGGCAAGAGCTTCCCGATCCTGATCCTCACGGCGCGCGGCAACTGGCAGGACAAGGTCGAAGGCCTGGCCGCCGGGGCTGACGATTATGTGGTCAAGCCGTTCCAGTTCGAGGAGCTGGAGGCGCGGATGAACGCGTTGCTGCGCCGCTCCAGCGGTTTTACCCAGTCGACGATTGTCGCCGGGCCGCTGCTGCTGGACCTTAACCGCAAGCAGGCGTCCCTTGACGAACAACCCTTGGCGCTGACCGCCTACGAATACCGGATCCTCGAATACCTGATGCGTCATCATCAACAAGTGGTGGCCAAGGATCGATTGATGGAGCAACTGTATCCTGATGACGACGAGCGTGATCCGAACGTCATCGAAGTGCTGGTGGGGCGTCTGCGTCGCAAGCTCGAGGCCCCGGCCGGCTTCAAGCCGATCGACACCGTACGTGGCCTGGGTTACCTGTTTAACGAGCGCTGCCGTTGATTCGCTCGTTACGTGTACGCCTGATGCTGGCGGCCGCGACCCTGGCCGTGTTGTTCATGCTCGCTTTACTGCCGGCGATGCAAGGGGCCTTCAGTCTGGCGTTGCAAGACTCCATCGAGCAGCGCCTGGCGTCGGACGTGACGACATTGATTTCGGCTGCGCGGGTCGACAACAACCGTTTGCTGATGCCCGCGCAATTGCCCGATGAGCGCTTCAACCTGACCGACAGCCGTCTGCTGGGCTACATCTATGACCGCGAAGGTCATCTGGTCTGGCGCTCACGCGCATCGCAGGCAGAAAACATCAACTACCGACCGCGCTACGACGGGCGCGGCAACGAGTTCGCAAGAATTCGCGAGGCCGATGGCCAGGAATTCTTTGTCTATGACGTCGAGGTCAAGCTGCTGGGGGGCAAGAGCGCGGCGTTCAGCATCATAGCCTTGCAACCGGTGCGCGAATATCAACTGACCCTCGAAGGCCTGCGAGAAAACCTGTACCTGGGGTTTGGCGCCGCCTTGCTGGTGCTCCTGACCCTGCTCTGGTTTGGTCTGAGCTGGAGCTTGCGGGCGCTGCGCCGCTTGAGCCAGGAGTTGGATGAAATCGAAGGCGGCACCCGCGAAAGCCTCAGCGAGCAGCACCCGCGGGAATTACTGCGCCTGACCGGATCCCTCAACCGCTTGCTCCACAGCGAACGCGAGCAGCGCAGCCGTTACCGCGATTCCCTGGATGACTTGGCCCACAGCCTGAAAACCCCGCTGGCGGTCTTGCAAGGTGTGAGTGAGGACATGGCGCAGCGTCCTGAGGAGCGGGATCAAGCGAGGGTCCTGCAATCGCAGATCGAGCGCATGAGTCAGCAGATCAGCTACCAATTACAACGCGCCAGCCTGCGCAAAAGCGGCCTGGTACGCCATCAGGTGCAACTGCGCCCCGTGCTGCAAAGCCTGTGTGACACTCTGGGCAAGGTTTATCGCGACAAACAGGTGACGGTGACTTTCGATCTGCCGGACGAATGCGAGGTGCCTATTGAACAGGGTGCCTTGCTGGAGTTGCTTGGCAACTTGCTGGAAAACGCCTATCGACTGTGCCTGAGCCAGGTACGCATCACGCTGGACGAGGGGCTTGATGGGATTCGCGTGTGCATTGAAGATGACGGCCCGGGTGTACCGCCGGACCAGCGAGCGCGGATTCTGCAAAGGGGAGAGCGCCTGGATCGCCAGCACCCGGGGCAGGGGATCGGGTTGGCGGTGGTCAAGGACATCATAGAAAGCTACGGTGCGCGGTTGACCTTGGGGGATTCGCCATTGGGCGGGGCGGCGTTCAGGATTCATTTTCCTGCGGTTTGAGAGGCAGGGCAAAAGCCGTCCTCACCCTAACCCTCTCCCGGAGGGAGAGGGGACTGACCGAAGTGTGCTGAGACAATGGGCGACCTGAAAAACCGTATTGATTATGGATTCAAAGCCGCTCTTTCAGGTCACAGTAAAACGCCAATATCCCCCCGCTCAGTTCCCTCTCCCTCCGGGAGAGGGTGAGGGCTGACTTTACGTCTTACCCTCCCTGCGCCCGATAAGCCCCCGGCGTCAACCCGGTCCACTTCTTGAACGCCCGATGGAACGCCGAAGGCTCGGAAAAGCCCAATTGCTCGGCGATCTCCTGCAGCGACAGATTTGCCCGTCCCAGATGATAAATCGCAATATCGCGACGCAGTTCATCTTTGAGGGCCTGAAAGCTGGTGCCTTCCTCCCGCAAATGCCGACGCAATGTTTGTGCGCTGATGTGCAGGTGCTGGGCCACGGCTTCCAGGTCCGGCCAGGGCGTGCGGTCGCGACTCAGCAGACGACGTATCTGGCTGCTCAGGCTGTCGCCTTCATCCGGCCGTGACAACAGGTCGGCGGGCGAGCGTTCGAGGAAATGTTTGAGGGTGCGCTCGTCCTGTAGCAGCGGCAAGCTCAGGTAGCGGCTGTGGAACACCAGACTGCTGCCGGGTGCGTTGAACATCAGGGAGCAAGGGAACAGCAGATCATACTCGCCGCCATGGGCCGGCATCGGGTAGCTGAAAGTCACCTGCTCCAGGCGAATGCGCTGGCCGATCAGCCAACTGCCAAGACGGTGCCAGATCACCAGCAGGCATTCGCTCAAAAAGTGATCCGGATCCCACAGCTGCGAGTCATCCAGGCTCAAGCGTGCCATGTCGCCCTCGCGCGTCAGTTGCCAGCGCGGCCCTTGAGGGAACAGGCTGTAAAACAGTAAACCGCGCTCTAGCGCCTTTTCCAGGGTGCGACAGTGGATCAGCGCGTGGCACATCATGGCAAAGGTGCCCCGTTTGCTCGGCCCTTCGGCAAATCCCAGGTATTCGTCATCCAGCGCCAGCCAGAGCATTTGCAGCAGGCGGGTGAATTGTTCCGGCGCAATGCGCGCGCGAGGTTCGGCGAGTAGTTCCGGGGTGATGCCCACTTGCTGCAACAGCGCCGAATAGTCATGGCCAGCCCGGCGCGCGCCACCCAAGGCGGCACGGGCGAAATGACTGGCGATGGTTCGTTCACGCATGCGGGGACCTCAAGCATTGAGGGACCGATGGTAGCTATCGGGCAGACGGCGAACAAGGCGGATATCCGCCAAATTGTAGGACGAGACCCGGGGCATGGGCGGAAATCCGCCAGCCTTTTTCGAGGCTGTCCCACTCACTGCAAAGCCTCAGGCCTTATGCCTAAAGGCCTCCAGGCTATTTCCATAAAGTGGCATGGCGCTTGCGATAGGAGAGGCAGAGCTGCCAGGTGCCGCTCGCCAAAACAAATCCCTCCAGTGCAGGAGGGTTCGCAATTCAGGTGTCGTGGGCAATGGCGGATCTTTGCCACGCGGGACTCTTGAGGAAACTTTGCAATGACGACTCGTCAGCCGTTCTACAAAACCCTGTATTTCCAGGTAATCGTTGCCATCGTTATCGGTATTTTGCTCGGCCACTTCTACCCGCAGACCGGTGTGGCCCTCAAACCACTGGGTGACGGCTTTATCAAGCTGATCAAAATGGTTATTGCCCCGATCATCTTCTGTACCGTTGTCAGCGGTATCGCTGGTATGCAGAGCATGAAATC is from Pseudomonas mucidolens and encodes:
- a CDS encoding ATP-binding protein codes for the protein MNSIFLRIYGGMCAALILVALLGVLALHLLNEVRSGQYRERLAHGTFALMGDNLQPMSAIERRRALAVWERLLGIPLELQKVADAHLDLSQRNRLQRGQVLVEQTGPHAAKVMRLVSEKEQLLLTGEVQQISEQLARATIYLLADELVRFPDAEQPQRLADLKQAKGFGFDIHLVPLDQADMDDDQRRRVAEGDTVMALGKGGDSIRVFAGMVGTPWVLEIGPLYQMNPYPVQWLVLIALIGLTLIGLIVYFLVRQLERRLRGLEAAATRIAKGNLEVRVPARGADSVGRLAAAFNGMAEHLQRLLAIQRELVRAVSHELRTPVARLRFGLEMIAQATTPEARRKYMEGMDSDIQDLDGLVDEMLTYARLEQGSPALSFQRVDLSTLLDQVIGELAPLRPEIAVERGICLASAHLDGAWVEAEPRYLHRALQNLVSNAMRHAQSRVLISYQVGQVRCRIDVEDDGPGVPESAWERIFTPFLRLDDSRTRASGGHGLGLSIVRRIIHWHGGRALISKSNNLGGACFSLSWPRYQEKT
- a CDS encoding 4'-phosphopantetheinyl transferase family protein; translated protein: MNLLPACCTPLDAHWPLPEPLPGTVFLSTRFDPALLDAGDFQRCAVPPPASIQRSVAKRQAEFLAGRLCARAALQALEGLDCIPAIGDDRAPVWPGHITGSITHSTGHAAAIVAHKTQWRGLGMDLENVLSLERAERLAGEILTPDELQRMAAGPREQIARRVTLTFSAKESLFKALYPIVQKRFYFEHAELLEWSDTGHARLRLLTDLSGEWCHGKELDAQFVVQGEQLLSLVAIKTP
- a CDS encoding response regulator transcription factor — its product is MKLLVVEDEALLRHHLLTRLTDSGHVVEAVANAEEALYQTGQFNHDLAIIDLGLPGMGGLDLIRQLRTLGKSFPILILTARGNWQDKVEGLAAGADDYVVKPFQFEELEARMNALLRRSSGFTQSTIVAGPLLLDLNRKQASLDEQPLALTAYEYRILEYLMRHHQQVVAKDRLMEQLYPDDDERDPNVIEVLVGRLRRKLEAPAGFKPIDTVRGLGYLFNERCR
- a CDS encoding ATP-binding protein, which gives rise to MIRSLRVRLMLAAATLAVLFMLALLPAMQGAFSLALQDSIEQRLASDVTTLISAARVDNNRLLMPAQLPDERFNLTDSRLLGYIYDREGHLVWRSRASQAENINYRPRYDGRGNEFARIREADGQEFFVYDVEVKLLGGKSAAFSIIALQPVREYQLTLEGLRENLYLGFGAALLVLLTLLWFGLSWSLRALRRLSQELDEIEGGTRESLSEQHPRELLRLTGSLNRLLHSEREQRSRYRDSLDDLAHSLKTPLAVLQGVSEDMAQRPEERDQARVLQSQIERMSQQISYQLQRASLRKSGLVRHQVQLRPVLQSLCDTLGKVYRDKQVTVTFDLPDECEVPIEQGALLELLGNLLENAYRLCLSQVRITLDEGLDGIRVCIEDDGPGVPPDQRARILQRGERLDRQHPGQGIGLAVVKDIIESYGARLTLGDSPLGGAAFRIHFPAV
- a CDS encoding AraC family transcriptional regulator, which codes for MRERTIASHFARAALGGARRAGHDYSALLQQVGITPELLAEPRARIAPEQFTRLLQMLWLALDDEYLGFAEGPSKRGTFAMMCHALIHCRTLEKALERGLLFYSLFPQGPRWQLTREGDMARLSLDDSQLWDPDHFLSECLLVIWHRLGSWLIGQRIRLEQVTFSYPMPAHGGEYDLLFPCSLMFNAPGSSLVFHSRYLSLPLLQDERTLKHFLERSPADLLSRPDEGDSLSSQIRRLLSRDRTPWPDLEAVAQHLHISAQTLRRHLREEGTSFQALKDELRRDIAIYHLGRANLSLQEIAEQLGFSEPSAFHRAFKKWTGLTPGAYRAQGG